The following proteins are encoded in a genomic region of Clarias gariepinus isolate MV-2021 ecotype Netherlands chromosome 12, CGAR_prim_01v2, whole genome shotgun sequence:
- the LOC128534364 gene encoding uncharacterized protein LOC128534364 codes for MCIDTMTTERRMPRERRPNCYWRRRKAMYTKAMAEADVRQNTGKSLRKSGRRSRSLAWEKEKSTHAFPSGAMAPRNTTQYLMELNYSDLNIRAQTSGPSPYLQSHYADDEDSMDFEHRDFESVFFHTEIETDAIWEAAILETKPLNAFKINRRACAAGGSWLCVMWPRPECKLTPPTPAQTLECTGKPAPLQVCVLLCCICCVLCVREFCRSAAPPL; via the exons ATGTGTATTGACACCATGACGACAGAACGGAGAATGCCACGCGAGCGCCGACCGAACTGCTACTGGAGGAGAAGGAAGGCGATGTACACAAAGGCTATGGCAGAAGCCGATGTTCGACAAAACACCGGGAAATCGCTGAGAAAGTCGGGACGCCGCTCCCGCAGTCTGGCCTGGGAGAAGGAAAAATCTACACACGCGTTTCCGTCCGGGGCGATGGCTCCGAGAAACACAACGCAGTACCTAATGGAGCTGAACTACAGCGACCTGAACATCAGGGCCCAAACGTCTGGACCAAGCCCCTACCTACAATCTCACTACGCTGATGATGAGGACAGCATGGACTTTGAGCACCGGGACTTCGAGAGCGTGTTCTTTCACACTGAGATCGAAACCGACGCCATTTGGGAAGCCGCCATCTTGGAAACTAAGCCGCTGAACGCGTTTAAAATTAAT CGACGCGCATGCGCAGCGGGAGGCTCGTGGCTCTGCGTCATGTGGCCCCGCCCAGAGTGTAAGCTAACGCCGCCCACGCCTGCTCAGACACTTGAGTGCACAGGTAAACCTGCTCcacttcaggtgtgtgtgttgttgtgctgtatatgttgtgttctgtgtgtgagagagttttGCAGGTCTGCTGCTCCACCGCTGTGA